One window of Candidatus Thermoplasmatota archaeon genomic DNA carries:
- a CDS encoding FG-GAP-like repeat-containing protein, with protein sequence MGSCPRLIGNQARLERSFALAVFGLLLGTALLTIPSTHSSGMSDGTSTRATDDVSVNWNPVTSGLPTDREYYGVYFGDVNNDGRLDVAAQGGGTHVYVGDGQGNFIEQSSGLPGAGGDVDLILADFNNDGNLDVVGNQVFMGNGGEGGSMVWTPDLTPGGWNALTAADVNLDGNMDLIAGTPAGVRVWAGDGGVGGSMVWTDSSVGLPNSGNFWGVAIGDVNGDGKPDIVTADNLNGIKAWTGNGLPGAALNWTDAYTGTDLPTTGMYSSVDLGDVDNDGDLDIAATAYYTPQGVRVWLGNGGTGGSMTWTDNSTGLDTVTDRYLAVSLQDLDNDGDLDIFASHYQGAGLRIWLGDGGAGGSMTWTEESTGLPSGNFVDIDAGDYNNDGKIDFVTSYNGGVEIWENERPDLLITGYTEISTGLPASLRWADVVFEDVNRDGKLDVGFTSFQNEMRGLRVFLGDGSGSWVNSSSGLSMTGGYGGLRFDDLNHDGAQDIVAAGLNGFVGLDVWSGNGSGAWTQEGSASSDFGGGIEKGDLNNDGNTDIVTGFYTGNSGPMVFLGDGNFSWSPDEGPPASTMSVDDAAIGDVNHDGKMDFTASSMDSVGVQVWTGNGSGLADSWIRNDTGLPTVGVYLGLAFGDVNHDGNLDLAAARYAALKGMFVFTGNGGSGGSMLWEGNSSGLPTTGEYGGAELCDLDLDGNLDLVFAGSGSGAEGVTVRMGNGGAGGVLSWSDPSLTGLPTTGEYWGIACGDVNNDGLLEIGAAGDGGVEVWTPILQGPSSPIVTLSVPDGAQDWSGNSVHDIIWNMSDLQDANTLLTVYINYSFNAGTTTGTIAGPIAGGPNPNVYSWTTPFLNATDVAVNVTAIDTDAYTAWAEAFVPIVDSTPPAVLSTIPVDGSTDVSRSATVQASWSEGMNASSTETAFSLLDNSTWTAVPGQTSWIGDTIVFTPDSLLDTNRSYTANFTAVASDDSDPGNNLVSPYSWSFRATVNADTFPPEIGEVSAQPSPQEVYNNVNVSANVTDDFGLQSVVVNITQPDMSWSNTSLNPAGGDYYYLNMTYNELGDYSFMIWASDVYENWNSSSGTFRIVDTTPPDFTHAPPGTWRVEETSSLSVTVIDNFLLQSVRVNYTDTDGVVHNESMSLLGGDEFNYVVEAQSNAGMLTYFFWANDSDGNGARSQAYDAEITETRPLPPENLTVTPEDRRVLFLRWDPPTENEDGSPLTGRREFNIYRMTESGGLRFQLNTERLYSTAFYDEDLGDGRTYYYVVTAVNKRGLESDYSDEASGTTTKTQTEDYTWLILLVILIVIIVVTLSILLMRRRKESFEEAGEEAPPSEDETQSEQM encoded by the coding sequence ATGGGCAGTTGTCCGCGCTTAATCGGTAATCAGGCTCGCTTGGAGAGATCGTTCGCACTTGCAGTCTTTGGCCTATTGCTGGGAACTGCACTGCTGACCATTCCCTCTACTCACTCAAGCGGCATGTCAGATGGAACGAGCACTCGTGCAACGGATGATGTCAGTGTCAACTGGAATCCCGTGACGAGCGGGCTTCCAACGGACAGGGAATACTACGGCGTCTACTTCGGGGACGTGAACAACGACGGCAGGCTTGATGTCGCCGCCCAGGGAGGCGGCACGCACGTCTACGTTGGAGACGGACAGGGGAACTTCATCGAGCAGTCCAGCGGTCTTCCGGGAGCTGGAGGGGATGTAGACCTCATCCTCGCGGACTTCAACAACGACGGGAATCTCGACGTCGTTGGCAACCAGGTCTTCATGGGTAACGGCGGCGAGGGCGGTTCGATGGTTTGGACGCCTGATCTCACCCCCGGCGGGTGGAACGCCCTGACAGCTGCGGACGTCAACCTCGACGGGAACATGGACCTAATCGCGGGGACGCCAGCAGGAGTCCGCGTGTGGGCCGGAGACGGCGGGGTCGGAGGTAGCATGGTCTGGACCGATTCCTCTGTTGGACTGCCGAACTCGGGCAACTTCTGGGGGGTTGCGATCGGGGACGTCAACGGTGACGGAAAGCCCGACATAGTCACAGCGGACAATCTCAACGGGATAAAAGCTTGGACGGGAAACGGCCTTCCCGGTGCCGCTCTGAACTGGACGGACGCGTACACGGGGACGGACCTTCCCACGACGGGGATGTACTCAAGCGTGGACCTTGGAGACGTGGACAATGACGGAGATCTCGACATTGCGGCGACAGCGTACTACACACCGCAGGGAGTCAGGGTCTGGCTCGGCAACGGAGGCACAGGAGGGAGCATGACCTGGACCGACAATTCCACGGGTCTTGACACGGTCACGGACAGATATCTCGCCGTGTCGCTGCAGGACCTGGACAATGATGGCGATCTTGACATATTCGCATCTCACTACCAGGGCGCAGGCCTGAGGATTTGGCTCGGCGACGGTGGCGCTGGGGGAAGCATGACCTGGACCGAGGAGTCGACCGGTCTCCCGTCTGGCAACTTCGTCGACATCGACGCTGGCGATTACAACAATGACGGCAAGATAGACTTCGTGACCAGCTACAACGGCGGCGTGGAGATATGGGAGAACGAACGTCCCGACCTCCTCATAACGGGATACACGGAGATCTCGACAGGACTGCCCGCGAGCTTGAGATGGGCGGACGTCGTTTTCGAGGATGTGAACCGCGACGGAAAGCTGGATGTGGGCTTCACGAGCTTCCAGAATGAGATGAGGGGACTGCGGGTCTTCCTCGGCGATGGAAGCGGGAGTTGGGTCAACAGCTCGAGCGGGCTGTCGATGACCGGCGGCTACGGCGGCCTGAGATTCGATGACCTGAACCATGACGGAGCTCAAGACATAGTTGCAGCCGGGCTGAACGGATTCGTTGGCTTGGATGTATGGAGCGGGAACGGGTCAGGCGCATGGACCCAAGAGGGGAGTGCGAGTTCGGACTTCGGAGGGGGTATCGAGAAGGGCGATCTGAACAACGATGGCAACACCGATATCGTGACTGGCTTCTATACAGGTAATTCGGGGCCGATGGTCTTCCTGGGCGATGGGAACTTCAGCTGGAGCCCGGACGAGGGACCTCCGGCGTCCACGATGAGCGTGGACGATGCCGCCATCGGCGATGTCAACCACGACGGGAAGATGGATTTCACGGCAAGCTCAATGGACAGCGTGGGCGTCCAGGTGTGGACAGGGAACGGTTCCGGATTGGCGGACTCCTGGATCAGGAACGATACCGGACTGCCAACGGTTGGAGTCTACCTGGGACTCGCATTCGGAGACGTGAACCATGACGGCAATCTGGACCTCGCAGCCGCGCGCTACGCAGCCCTCAAGGGCATGTTCGTATTCACTGGGAACGGAGGGTCTGGAGGCTCGATGCTCTGGGAAGGCAATTCGTCCGGTCTTCCGACCACGGGAGAATACGGAGGTGCAGAGCTGTGCGATCTGGATCTTGATGGCAACCTTGATCTCGTCTTCGCGGGAAGCGGGAGCGGCGCAGAGGGCGTCACAGTCCGCATGGGCAATGGCGGTGCAGGAGGAGTCTTGAGCTGGTCTGACCCTTCGCTCACGGGCCTGCCCACCACGGGCGAGTACTGGGGCATAGCGTGCGGCGATGTGAACAACGATGGCCTTCTCGAAATCGGTGCCGCTGGGGACGGAGGGGTTGAGGTCTGGACACCGATCCTCCAAGGACCCTCTTCCCCCATCGTCACGCTCTCCGTTCCCGACGGAGCGCAGGACTGGAGCGGGAACAGCGTGCACGACATCATCTGGAACATGAGCGACCTTCAGGACGCGAACACTCTTCTCACGGTTTACATCAACTACTCCTTCAACGCAGGAACCACGACAGGCACGATCGCAGGGCCAATAGCGGGCGGACCAAACCCCAACGTGTACTCATGGACGACTCCCTTCCTGAACGCCACTGACGTCGCGGTGAACGTGACGGCCATCGACACGGACGCCTACACAGCGTGGGCAGAGGCGTTTGTTCCCATTGTGGATTCGACCCCTCCTGCCGTCCTGTCGACAATTCCGGTCGACGGATCCACTGACGTGTCAAGGAGCGCCACCGTCCAGGCAAGCTGGAGTGAAGGGATGAATGCGTCATCGACCGAAACGGCATTCTCACTATTGGATAACTCAACCTGGACCGCTGTCCCTGGGCAGACATCCTGGATCGGGGACACTATCGTCTTCACTCCGGACAGTCTTCTCGATACGAATCGGTCTTACACCGCCAATTTCACCGCTGTGGCGAGTGATGATTCTGACCCAGGAAACAATCTCGTCTCCCCCTATTCCTGGAGCTTCCGCGCAACGGTCAACGCTGACACGTTCCCCCCAGAGATCGGCGAGGTGAGTGCGCAACCGTCCCCTCAGGAAGTCTACAACAATGTCAATGTGTCCGCTAACGTGACCGACGACTTCGGCCTCCAGTCCGTGGTAGTGAACATCACACAGCCCGACATGTCCTGGTCGAACACGAGCTTGAACCCTGCTGGCGGGGACTATTACTACCTGAACATGACGTACAACGAGCTCGGGGACTATTCCTTCATGATCTGGGCCAGCGATGTGTACGAGAATTGGAACTCATCGTCTGGAACGTTCCGAATCGTCGATACGACGCCTCCAGACTTCACTCACGCCCCGCCAGGAACTTGGCGGGTGGAGGAGACCTCCAGTCTATCTGTGACAGTGATCGACAATTTCCTCCTCCAATCTGTGAGAGTGAACTACACGGACACGGACGGGGTCGTGCACAACGAGAGCATGAGCCTGCTTGGTGGGGACGAGTTCAACTACGTCGTTGAGGCTCAATCCAACGCGGGGATGCTGACGTACTTCTTCTGGGCGAACGACAGTGATGGAAATGGAGCTCGAAGTCAAGCATATGACGCGGAGATTACCGAGACGAGGCCTCTCCCGCCGGAGAATCTCACCGTCACGCCGGAGGACAGGAGAGTCCTGTTTCTGCGGTGGGACCCGCCAACGGAGAACGAGGACGGTTCGCCTCTGACCGGCCGAAGGGAATTCAACATTTACAGGATGACTGAGTCTGGGGGGTTAAGGTTCCAACTGAACACAGAGCGCCTCTATTCCACGGCCTTCTACGATGAGGATCTCGGCGATGGCAGGACCTACTACTATGTGGTCACGGCGGTGAACAAGCGAGGCCTGGAATCCGATTACTCGGACGAGGCGTCCGGAACGACGACCAAAACCCAGACGGAGGACTACACGTGGCTGATCCTCCTAGTCATCCTAATCGTCATCATCGTCGTCACTCTGAGTATCCTTCTGATGCGAAGGAGGAAGGAGTCCTTCGAGGAAGCTGGCGAAGAGGCCCCGCCCAGCGAGGACGAGACTCAGTCAGAACAGATGTAG
- a CDS encoding Holliday junction resolvase produces MARGIFERELKGILQGDLEMLDKVTRSCDEEETVNYKRIHDSPFIVMRAAGSFGVDLMALRGDIGFPIEVKSSKFSTLRFSQSTRVTNQAEDMIEKCGKAGLVPIYAYRLKGRRGDAWRLFTLPVKKQFKGQQRTLYRRLPKARVTPKDYFVMKWEDGFPLNEFIDYICSD; encoded by the coding sequence GTGGCAAGAGGTATTTTCGAGCGGGAGCTCAAGGGCATCTTGCAGGGCGACCTTGAGATGCTGGACAAGGTCACGAGGTCGTGCGACGAAGAGGAGACGGTCAACTACAAGAGGATACACGACAGCCCCTTCATCGTCATGCGCGCGGCGGGCTCCTTCGGAGTCGACCTGATGGCGCTGCGCGGTGACATAGGATTTCCGATCGAGGTGAAGTCATCCAAATTCAGCACGCTCAGGTTCAGCCAGTCCACGAGGGTGACGAACCAGGCCGAGGATATGATAGAGAAATGCGGCAAGGCGGGCCTCGTTCCGATCTACGCCTACAGGCTCAAGGGGCGGCGCGGGGACGCGTGGCGGCTCTTCACGTTGCCCGTGAAGAAACAGTTCAAGGGCCAGCAGAGGACGCTGTACAGAAGGCTCCCCAAGGCGAGGGTCACGCCCAAGGACTACTTCGTCATGAAATGGGAGGACGGCTTCCCGCTGAACGAGTTCATCGACTACATCTGTTCTGACTGA
- a CDS encoding GNAT family N-acetyltransferase → MIRETNVYDREDLLHLFACQGHEDQRYAGVNESFENLYRGWRRRGLTTRFEGEIFHVVDERDGEIVGICGMSISTDGQTSMGELTAMYVKPEYRRKGIALGLMKKVLELARKKGVEFIFAWTRHEAIAAKALYEKAGYEENVQPVYYKIVDETKPAKPEQAG, encoded by the coding sequence ATGATCAGGGAAACTAATGTTTACGATAGGGAGGATCTCCTGCATCTTTTCGCGTGCCAGGGGCACGAAGATCAGAGGTACGCTGGCGTCAACGAGAGCTTTGAGAATCTTTACCGCGGATGGAGAAGGAGAGGTCTCACAACCAGATTCGAGGGCGAGATCTTTCACGTCGTGGATGAGAGGGACGGCGAGATCGTGGGCATCTGCGGCATGAGCATTTCCACGGACGGCCAGACATCGATGGGTGAGCTGACGGCGATGTACGTCAAACCGGAGTACAGGAGGAAGGGCATCGCCCTCGGGCTCATGAAGAAGGTCTTGGAGCTTGCGAGGAAGAAAGGCGTCGAGTTCATCTTCGCTTGGACGAGGCATGAGGCAATCGCCGCGAAGGCGCTCTACGAGAAGGCGGGGTACGAGGAGAATGTCCAGCCCGTCTACTACAAGATCGTGGATGAGACAAAGCCCGCTAAACCCGAACAGGCGGGCTGA
- the tgt gene encoding tRNA guanosine(34) transglycosylase Tgt: MFRILAEDERSGARAGVLRTAHGDLETPAFLPVATKGVVKTLTPDELRSIGAHGIIVNSFHFLLRGRDAVAKAGGIHEFMKWDRVIFTDCGGFQLIRKDFSFRLSDEGMSFKLPDGTPYLLDPGGSLLLQEEMGSDVAFSLDDCPPLGSNEKRTLLSMERTAKWAEESLAARESEDTLLFGIVQGGGDAELRKDHARTVAELEFDGFGIGGLGLGEPKETTMAMVEASLKGLPPASPKHLLGIGSLGDLRHYVSAGVDIFDSAFPARNARHGTFFAGGGSHDIRKRRFEGVMDPLDADCGCYACGEFTAGYIHHLYKEKEMLAMRLLSIHNLAAVETWMAEARVSLREGAFSPPVRV, from the coding sequence ATGTTCAGGATTCTAGCGGAAGATGAGAGATCAGGCGCCCGGGCGGGAGTCCTGAGGACCGCTCACGGGGACCTCGAGACCCCGGCGTTCCTGCCAGTCGCTACGAAAGGCGTCGTGAAGACCCTCACGCCCGATGAGCTCAGGTCGATCGGTGCACACGGGATCATCGTGAACTCGTTCCATTTCCTGCTCCGAGGCAGGGATGCGGTCGCGAAGGCGGGCGGGATCCACGAGTTCATGAAATGGGACAGGGTCATCTTCACGGACTGCGGCGGGTTCCAGCTCATCAGAAAGGACTTCTCATTCCGTCTGTCAGATGAAGGGATGTCGTTCAAGCTCCCCGACGGCACGCCCTATCTTCTCGACCCGGGCGGTTCGCTCCTCCTGCAGGAGGAGATGGGCTCCGACGTGGCCTTCTCTCTCGACGACTGCCCTCCGCTCGGCAGCAACGAGAAGAGGACCCTGCTGTCCATGGAGAGGACGGCGAAGTGGGCGGAGGAGAGTCTGGCGGCTCGAGAGTCCGAGGACACTCTGCTCTTCGGGATAGTCCAAGGCGGCGGGGACGCAGAGCTCAGGAAGGACCATGCTCGCACCGTGGCGGAATTGGAGTTCGACGGCTTCGGGATCGGCGGACTGGGTCTGGGCGAACCGAAGGAGACAACCATGGCGATGGTCGAGGCCTCGCTGAAGGGACTGCCCCCGGCGTCACCGAAGCATCTGCTCGGGATAGGCAGCTTGGGTGACCTTAGGCACTACGTGTCCGCTGGAGTGGATATCTTCGACAGCGCTTTTCCTGCCAGAAATGCCAGGCACGGGACCTTCTTCGCGGGCGGCGGGTCGCATGACATACGGAAGAGGCGTTTCGAGGGCGTGATGGACCCGCTCGACGCGGACTGCGGGTGCTACGCCTGCGGGGAGTTCACTGCTGGCTACATCCACCACCTGTACAAGGAAAAGGAAATGCTCGCCATGAGGCTGCTCTCGATACACAACCTCGCGGCAGTCGAGACATGGATGGCGGAAGCGAGGGTCTCACTGAGGGAAGGGGCTTTCAGCCCGCCTGTTCGGGTTTAG
- the queA gene encoding tRNA preQ1(34) S-adenosylmethionine ribosyltransferase-isomerase QueA, whose protein sequence is MKVEDFDYPLPKGLIAQRPTAVRGDSRLMVLQEDGVRHRRFSDLPEYMNEGDVLVLNDTKVIPARLKGRRRTGGAVELLLLRREGDNWSCLGKGRMREGESILIGDTSAEVVRKSGGRLLVRFDTPDFDAFLREFGEMPVPPYIKEELDDGDRYQTVYASADGSIAAPTAGLHFTPELMRELSSKGVRTARITLHVGPGTFLPVKTAEVEGHSMEEEHFEIPGDAARLINETVESGGRLFAVGTTTVRALESSQRDGRIAASKGWTDLFIHPPYEFSVRMDALITNFHLPRSTVLMLVSAYAGQDRLLEAYAQAVEEEYRFYSFGDAMLVFR, encoded by the coding sequence ATGAAGGTCGAGGATTTCGACTACCCCTTGCCGAAGGGGCTCATTGCCCAAAGGCCGACGGCGGTCCGCGGGGATTCGAGACTGATGGTCCTGCAGGAGGACGGAGTCAGGCACCGGAGGTTCTCTGACCTGCCCGAGTACATGAACGAAGGGGACGTTCTCGTTCTCAACGACACGAAGGTGATCCCCGCCCGCCTGAAGGGTCGGCGCAGGACCGGCGGCGCGGTGGAGCTGTTGCTGCTCAGGAGAGAGGGAGACAACTGGTCGTGTCTGGGCAAGGGTCGGATGAGAGAGGGCGAGTCGATCCTCATTGGAGACACGTCGGCGGAGGTGGTGAGGAAGTCTGGCGGGCGCCTTCTCGTCAGGTTCGACACACCGGACTTCGATGCCTTTCTGCGGGAGTTCGGAGAGATGCCAGTCCCTCCGTACATCAAGGAGGAGTTGGACGACGGCGACAGGTACCAGACCGTGTACGCGAGCGCGGACGGCTCGATCGCGGCCCCGACAGCGGGGCTTCACTTCACGCCCGAACTGATGCGCGAACTGTCCTCCAAGGGGGTCAGGACCGCAAGGATCACGCTTCACGTGGGTCCGGGGACGTTCCTTCCGGTCAAGACCGCAGAGGTCGAGGGCCATTCGATGGAGGAGGAGCACTTCGAGATCCCTGGTGATGCGGCTCGGCTGATCAACGAGACCGTCGAGTCCGGCGGAAGGCTCTTCGCCGTCGGGACGACAACCGTGAGGGCTCTGGAGAGCAGTCAGAGGGACGGAAGGATCGCGGCGTCGAAGGGCTGGACCGACCTCTTCATACATCCCCCGTACGAATTCAGCGTGAGGATGGATGCCCTGATCACGAACTTTCACCTTCCTCGTTCGACGGTCCTCATGCTCGTCTCGGCCTATGCGGGCCAGGACAGGCTGCTAGAGGCGTACGCGCAAGCGGTCGAAGAGGAATACAGGTTCTACAGCTTCGGCGATGCGATGCTCGTGTTCAGGTGA
- a CDS encoding queuosine precursor transporter → MRKELLYASIGGLFVTAQVLTAIRGEYLPFMPEEYNFVPAGVIAYLSIFLIANIINEKEGPKEKTNIIIAGIFANFLFLLNLYMEALMPEKTGVFPDHGHATFNWLLGTEARIVFGSLIAFVVAMYLNNFLYHKWKKNIYVKYVVTLIIVMAIDTVLFHTIAYTGIIGTNDLLGSIASVTILKTILSVVSIPIFGFGLKGYSYWAEASLAKRTEAGA, encoded by the coding sequence ATGAGAAAGGAACTTCTGTATGCCTCGATCGGTGGACTCTTTGTGACCGCCCAGGTTCTGACCGCGATAAGGGGCGAGTACCTCCCCTTCATGCCCGAGGAGTACAACTTCGTCCCTGCTGGGGTCATCGCATATCTCTCTATATTCCTGATCGCCAATATAATAAACGAGAAGGAGGGCCCGAAGGAGAAGACCAACATCATAATCGCGGGGATCTTCGCCAACTTCCTGTTCCTGCTGAACCTCTACATGGAGGCGCTCATGCCCGAGAAGACCGGCGTGTTCCCCGACCACGGGCACGCCACATTCAACTGGCTTCTGGGAACTGAGGCGAGGATAGTCTTCGGCAGCCTCATAGCGTTCGTGGTGGCGATGTACCTCAACAACTTCCTCTATCACAAGTGGAAAAAGAACATCTACGTGAAGTACGTCGTGACACTCATAATCGTGATGGCAATCGATACCGTGCTCTTCCACACGATTGCGTACACGGGGATCATCGGAACCAACGACCTGCTCGGAAGCATCGCCTCCGTGACGATACTCAAGACAATCCTCTCGGTGGTGAGCATCCCGATCTTCGGCTTCGGGCTGAAAGGCTACTCGTATTGGGCGGAGGCCTCTCTCGCGAAGAGGACCGAGGCCGGGGCGTAG
- the aspS gene encoding aspartate--tRNA(Asn) ligase, whose protein sequence is MTEITHISSVDEGSSGQKVRMAGWIQDVRNLGGIAFIIMREREGVFQVTAIKKNDPELFEKIANVPRESVVTVDGIVQENKEVINGFELMVESFELISEAGTPLPLGVIDPVGADLDTRLNNRFLDLRKEKVLALFKLRDIMERAMRGFFTDNGFLEVHTPKIVAAGAEGGATLFPLKYFDSEAYLAQSPQLYKQILMGAGFERIYEIAPAYRAEASDTVRHIAEFISVDAEMSFIKSSEDVMDLCERLVYHVLKAMKEEGSHSLELWPVDMVLPKLPLRRVTHEECVGYLGGLGKGTDPEGGMDTEGEKLVGKWVKEKHGEDFYFITEFPTSVVGKTFYAMRKAQDPELTGYFDLGCRGLEIVSGGQREHRYDVLTKQMEENNLDFEEFEFYLKAFRYGMPPHGGFGLGAERLLQTVLDVKNIRECVLFPRDRVRLVP, encoded by the coding sequence ATGACAGAGATCACTCACATCTCCTCCGTGGACGAGGGTTCATCGGGCCAGAAGGTCAGGATGGCGGGCTGGATACAGGACGTCCGCAACCTTGGAGGGATAGCGTTCATCATAATGCGCGAGCGCGAGGGCGTCTTCCAGGTCACCGCGATCAAGAAGAACGACCCGGAGCTCTTCGAGAAGATCGCGAATGTGCCGCGCGAGTCCGTGGTGACCGTCGACGGCATTGTCCAGGAGAACAAGGAGGTCATCAACGGGTTCGAGCTGATGGTGGAATCGTTCGAGCTCATCTCCGAGGCGGGGACACCCCTGCCGCTCGGCGTGATAGATCCGGTCGGGGCCGACCTCGACACGCGCCTGAACAACAGGTTCCTCGACCTGAGGAAGGAGAAGGTGCTCGCGCTGTTCAAGCTCAGGGACATAATGGAGCGCGCGATGCGGGGCTTCTTCACGGACAACGGCTTCCTCGAGGTGCATACTCCCAAGATTGTGGCTGCCGGCGCCGAGGGCGGGGCGACGCTTTTCCCGCTCAAGTACTTCGACAGCGAGGCGTACCTGGCCCAGAGCCCGCAACTGTACAAGCAGATCCTCATGGGTGCCGGGTTCGAGCGTATCTACGAGATCGCGCCCGCCTACAGGGCCGAGGCGTCTGACACTGTCAGACACATTGCCGAGTTCATCTCCGTGGACGCCGAGATGTCCTTCATCAAGTCGTCCGAGGACGTGATGGACCTCTGCGAGAGGCTCGTGTATCATGTCCTGAAGGCGATGAAGGAGGAGGGCAGCCACAGTCTCGAGCTGTGGCCTGTCGACATGGTCCTTCCGAAGCTCCCGCTCAGGCGGGTCACCCACGAGGAGTGCGTCGGATACCTCGGCGGCCTGGGAAAGGGGACAGACCCCGAGGGCGGCATGGACACGGAGGGCGAGAAGCTCGTCGGCAAGTGGGTCAAGGAGAAGCACGGCGAGGATTTCTACTTCATCACGGAGTTCCCCACGTCGGTGGTCGGGAAGACGTTCTACGCGATGCGGAAGGCTCAAGACCCCGAGCTGACTGGCTACTTCGATTTGGGCTGCAGGGGACTGGAGATCGTTTCCGGCGGGCAGAGGGAGCACAGATACGACGTCCTCACAAAGCAGATGGAGGAGAACAACCTCGATTTCGAGGAGTTCGAGTTCTATCTCAAGGCCTTCAGGTACGGCATGCCGCCACACGGCGGTTTCGGTCTGGGAGCCGAGCGGTTGCTGCAGACAGTGCTGGACGTCAAGAACATCAGGGAGTGCGTGCTCTTCCCAAGGGACAGGGTCAGGCTCGTCCCGTAG
- a CDS encoding NAD(P)/FAD-dependent oxidoreductase, with protein MHYDVVIVGAGPAGSITAKYAAQGGASVLMLEKRQEIGSPVRCGEGIAREWIDEVGIKLDQKWIAYEVEGAKVVSPNGNSFCINERIAGDEVGTVIERDLFDRALVEDAVRAGADVMVKTAVTGLIKDGGVKGVVADSPRGRLEISAGAVVGADGFESQVGCWGGIDTRLKPRDVTTCLQYRMTNIRPDPDYCEFILGSGAPGGYVWVFPKSEESANVGLGMQLRKLKKKGELRYWLDKYIEKDERLKGGKVIEIVSGAVSTCAPIDKTVSDGLLLVGDAARLVDPITGGGIANACKAGRVAGEVLAEAAQAKDFSAEMLDKYEKGWRKRLEEALFRNWMAKEKLVTLSDETFDKIIEVLSRENLDHLSVLNILKVIQRELPELVEEFMDLI; from the coding sequence TTGCACTACGACGTCGTCATAGTTGGCGCGGGTCCTGCGGGCTCCATCACGGCGAAGTACGCAGCGCAGGGCGGTGCATCCGTCCTAATGCTGGAGAAGCGGCAGGAGATAGGCTCCCCCGTGAGGTGCGGGGAAGGCATCGCACGCGAGTGGATAGACGAGGTAGGAATCAAGCTCGACCAGAAGTGGATCGCCTACGAGGTGGAAGGGGCCAAGGTCGTCTCTCCGAACGGCAACTCCTTTTGCATAAACGAGCGCATAGCTGGCGATGAGGTCGGAACGGTCATCGAGAGGGACCTCTTCGACCGCGCACTGGTGGAGGACGCTGTCCGAGCGGGCGCAGACGTGATGGTGAAGACAGCAGTCACGGGCCTGATCAAGGACGGTGGCGTCAAGGGCGTCGTCGCGGACTCGCCTCGCGGACGGCTGGAGATCTCAGCGGGCGCCGTCGTAGGAGCGGACGGCTTCGAGTCCCAGGTCGGGTGCTGGGGCGGAATCGACACGAGGCTCAAGCCTCGCGATGTCACGACCTGCCTGCAGTACAGGATGACGAACATCCGACCGGACCCGGACTACTGCGAGTTCATTCTCGGGAGCGGCGCACCTGGCGGATACGTGTGGGTGTTCCCGAAGAGCGAGGAATCCGCCAACGTGGGCCTGGGAATGCAGCTCCGGAAGCTCAAGAAGAAGGGCGAGCTGAGATACTGGCTCGACAAGTACATCGAGAAGGACGAGCGACTGAAAGGAGGCAAGGTCATCGAGATAGTCTCCGGTGCGGTGTCAACGTGCGCTCCGATCGACAAGACCGTCTCTGACGGGCTCCTGCTCGTGGGGGACGCCGCGAGGCTGGTCGACCCGATAACTGGCGGGGGGATCGCGAACGCGTGCAAGGCCGGCCGCGTCGCCGGAGAGGTCTTGGCGGAGGCCGCGCAGGCGAAGGACTTCTCCGCGGAGATGCTCGACAAGTACGAGAAGGGCTGGAGAAAGCGGCTCGAGGAGGCGCTATTCCGCAACTGGATGGCGAAGGAGAAGCTGGTCACGCTGTCCGATGAGACGTTCGACAAGATCATCGAGGTATTGTCGAGGGAGAACCTCGACCACCTGTCGGTGCTCAACATACTGAAGGTCATACAGAGGGAACTCCCCGAGCTGGTCGAGGAGTTCATGGACCTGATCTAG
- a CDS encoding 4Fe-4S binding protein, whose translation MVQTLRDVGKMTVDDMMCMHCGACVGTCPENAIFLNEVFITINEDCNQCGLCMRVCPVGAMDYPTGHKLSQLG comes from the coding sequence ATGGTTCAGACTCTACGTGATGTCGGCAAGATGACCGTTGACGATATGATGTGCATGCACTGCGGTGCGTGCGTGGGCACCTGCCCGGAGAACGCGATATTCCTCAACGAGGTCTTCATTACGATCAACGAGGACTGCAACCAGTGCGGCCTCTGCATGCGGGTGTGCCCCGTGGGCGCCATGGACTACCCGACCGGGCACAAGCTCTCGCAGCTGGGGTGA